The genomic window TGTCGAGTGACGCTTTTTTGTTAACTTGCCAAAAATACTTATGATTTGGAGGGAATGCTAAACAATTGCTTCAACCATTCGACGATAGATTCCGACTGCTTGCAAGATGGATCGAGATATTTTTTGGTTATCGCTAGGCCGAGCGGCGTTCCTGGATTTTCCTGCCAAGCCAGCCAAGTATGAATCTCCGCTTTAGCGCGATGATTTTCGATGAATCACTGTTGAGGAATGGAGGCGACGCAATCGCGCGCGTAAGTCAACAATTCGTCTCTAGCGGGAACCAGGCACTGGACAAAATCCTCCAATATCCCTGGCGTTTGATTGTCCGGCATGATCCAGACGCCTACACTAGGCCGAAACAAATCGGGAGGCACAATGATTGTTCCATTTTGGTTGGGTGATTTGGGCGGCGCATATCCTGCGTTCATTAAAATTGAATAAATGGATGTCCAACGATTTTCCATGCTTTCATCCGCATCCACAACCGCGCCAATAGTTGTGATGTCAATTGTCTTCACCAACTGAACGCGGAATACCTCTAAAAGATTTTCTATTCCTTTGCAATCTTTGATTTGAAAACAGTCTGGAAAGCCGTAGTGTTCAAGAAGAGAATAAAAAACATGCTCGTCGTCTTTGCCTTCCACTAGCAGCAAGGATTTTTTGTTCACGATTATCGCACCTCGATGTTTTCACGAGTAGCAACGGCAAGATCGTCGATGTTCATAAATGGCGCTCGGATTTCGTCCCCTCTCTTTATGAGATGGATCAGTTGGCTATCCACAACTTTATGCTCGCTGGCGGCTTTTTGAAAAGCGGAAATGCAGTCCCAACTATGAGTCGTAGCGAAGACTTGGACATTCAGCCGCTGAGCCAGCGTAAAGATCAAATTCCACATATCGGGTTGGATGGAATAATGCAGGCCGTTTTCGACTTCATCGATTAATAACATGCCTTCTTTAGCATTAACAAGGGCTAAAATAATGCCAAATAATTGATCAATTCCGCCGCCGAGGCTTTGTAAGGAAACTGGTGTATCCAAGTTTCTGACTCTTACCATAAAAGTTCGTTCATTGTCATTAACAGTTAAAGGTTTAAGAGATATTCTTAAGATATTATCAGCGATAATATTGATTCCCATTAATATTTCATCTTCAAGTGGAGTTAATTCCATATCATCCCACCATTTACATAAATTATTATAATCAATGCCTTTTGATGGGACAAAATAACAATGTGATATTTGATCAGAAACTTGAATTCGGTATAAGTCTGAAGAAAAATTATTTTTTTTAACTTCCAGATAATTTTTATTAAATTGCTGGATGCGAAGATCGACAAAAGGAAAATTAGTACGTGTTTTATTTATTATAATCTGTTTGGATCCTGAAAGGGGGATAGTTTGGATTTCTATTTGATCTATATTTTCCAAATTATCACAATAACCGTAGAAAAGATGATTTACAAATTCTATCTCATTTTTTGTTGGCACAACTTTTCTGATTACATGAGGCGAACCCTGATGGCCATAAATATTAATCGCCTCCAACAACGTCGTCTTCCCAACATTATTCTTCCCCGTAATCAAGTTAATCTGAGCAAGATGTTCGATTTGCAGGTGCTTGAAAAGGCGAAAGTTTTTTATCTCCAACGAGGGCAGCATTGGAGTTCTCCTTGATTTCAAATAGATTCGGCGTTCAACGCCTCCATCCATAATATAAGAGAGGGGAAAATAAATAAACTCCCGAAATGGATTATCGCAGGGAAGGATCAAATATCTAAAATCGCCATGAACGCTTCTTGCGGCAGTTCGACGTTGCCGACGCTTTTCATGCGGCGTTTGCCTTCGCGCTGGCGTTCCAGCAGTTTGCGCTTGCGGGTGATGTCGCCGCCGTAGCATTTGGAGGTGACATTTTTGCGCAGGGCTTTGACGGTTTCGCGGGCGATGATCTTGGCGCCGACGGCGGCTTGGATGGCCACGTCGTATTGCTGGCGTGGCACCACCTGGCGCAGCTTTTCCGCCAGCAACTTGCCTTTCGTGTAGGCTCTGTCGCGGTGAGTGATGATGGAGAGGGCGTCTACCGGCGAGCCGTTCAGCAGCATATCCAGTTTAACCAGCGGCCCTTCGCGGTATTCCAGAAATTCGTAGTCGAAGGAAGCGTAGCCGCGCGAGATTGACTTCAATTTGTCGTAGAAATCGAGAATCACTTCGCCCAGCGGATACTCGTAACGCATGAGCGTACGGTCGCTGCCGAGGTATTCCAGCCCCTTATCGATGCCGCGCCGATCCATCGACAGTTTCATGATGCCGCCGATGTAATCGGGATGGGTAATGATGGTGGCGGCGATATAAGGCTCGCGGATTTCTTCGATGAGGTTGAGCGGCGGCAGGTCGATGGGCGTTTCCACCATGACGATGTCGCCGTTGGTTTTGAGCACTTCGTAGGAGACGTTGGGCGCGGTAGTGATGAGCGAGAGATCGTATTCTCGTTCAAGTCGCTCCTGGATGACCTCCATGTGCAACATGCCCAAAAAGCCGCAGCGGAAGCCGAAGCCGAGAGCGGCGGATGTTTCCGGCTCGAAATGGAAGGCGGCGTCGTTGAGCACTAACTTGTCGAGGCTCTTGCGCAATTCCTCGTACTGGGCGGGGCTAGTGGGATAAAGTCCGCAGAAGACCATGCTCTTTGGGTCTTTATAGCCGGGCAGGGGATGGATAGCAGGCTTCTTTTTGTGGGTGAAGGTGTCGCCGATGCGCACCTCGGAAACGTCGCGGATGCCGGCGACGATGTAGCCAACCTCGCCCGTTTCCAGGCGGTCGACTTTGAGCATCTTAGGAGTGAAAACGCCCATCTCTTCGATCTCGTACTCCCGATCCTGCGCCATGGACTCGATCCAATCGCCGACGGCGAAGGCGCCGTCCACGATGCGCACGTAACTGACGACGCCGCGATAGGTATCGTACATACTGTCGAAAATAAGTGCGCGGGCTGGGACGTTCTCGTCACCCTGGGGTGGAGGCACGCGGCGCACGATGGCTTCCATGATCTCTTTGACGCCAAGACCGGTTTTTGCGCTAGCGAGAATAGTCTCTTCCTCGGTACTGCCGATCAGTTCGTGAATCTGCCGCATGACGTTATCGGGATCGGCGTTGGGCAGGTCGATCTTGTTGATGACGGGAATGATTTCCACATTCTGGTCAAGAGCTTTGTAGAGATTGGCGACGGTTTGGGCTTCCACGCCTTGGGCGGCGTCGACGACGAGGATTGCCCCTTCGCAAGCGGCCAGCGCCCGCGAGACTTCGTAGGTGAAATCGACGTGGCCGGGCGTATCGATTAGATTCAGTTGGTAGGTCTGCCCATCGTTCGCTTTATAGAAGATGCGTACGGCTTGGGCTTTGATGGTGATTCCGCGCTCCCGTTCCAAATCCATGCTATCAAGATATTGCGCGCGCATTTCCCGTTGGGAAACGCTGCCCGTCATCTCGAGGAAGCGGTCGGCGAGGGTGCTTTTCCCGTGATCGATGTGGGCGATAATCGAAAAATTGCGTATCAGGTCTCGTTTCATAGAGCTTTATATTTTATTCGCACCACCCCCCGTAAACAATCCCGCGATGGATGAAAGGAAGAGAATCCAACATTTCCGGCAGCGGCGGCATGGGGAGCGAATTGACTTTTCCATGACGGAGGCGCGAGACGCCGCTATCTTATCGTCATAGAGTTTGTTAAAATCGGATGCGCTTTTGGATTAAGCGATCTGGAACAAGGAGCAGATATTATGTCAGCGATTACGACGCGGAGAGATTTTATAAAACAATCAATTGCAGGCGTAGGAACCATAGCGGCGGTTCCCGCGTGGGCGGAATCCGCTCCCAGCGCCACTGACCGGGTGGAACTAGGCAAGACGGGCATCAAAGTGTCTCGCATCGCCATGGGAACGGGATTTCGCGGACATAGAAGGTCGTCCGCTCAAACTCGCCAAGGTTTGGAGAGTTTCAAGAAGCTGGCTCTTCATGGCTACGAAAGCGGCTTGAATTTTTTCGATATGGCCGATCTTTACGGTTCCCATACCTTTGTTAGGCATTCGTTAACGGGCATTCCCCGCGAAAATCTAGTATACATGAGCAAAATTTGGTTCCGGAGCGGGGATGGATTCGAAGCGACGCAGGCGGCCAAACCGAAAGTGGAGCGTTTTCTCCAAGAACTCAACACGGATTATCTCGATATATGCTTGATTCATTGCCTGAGCAGCGCCAATTGGCCTAACGAACTCAAGGAACTGCGGGACGGGATGTCGGAACTGAAAGAAAAAGGAAAAGTACGCGCCATCGGCTGCTCTTGCCATGATTTCGGGGCGTTGAAAGTCGCCGCCGAGGATCCGTGGGTAGATGTCCTATTGGCCCGCATCAATCCTAAAGCCCTTTCGATGGATGTGGATAAGCCTGAAGAAGTCAAAGACGTGGCCGACGTTTTGAAGAAAGCGCGCGCCAATGGCAAAGTCGTCCTCGGTATGAAGATTTTCGGCGAAGGACGCTTGACGGATAAAGCGGATCGCGGGGAATCCATGAAATTCTCCTGGGGCAACCAGCTGATCGACGCTATGACCATCGGCTTCGAGAAGCCGGAGCAAATTACCGAAACCATCGAACATCTGACGCAAGTGCTGCGCACGTTGTAGAAAATTTTCAAATCTATATGTATACCATCAAGCGGGGCCATATTCGGCCCCGCGCCGTTTCGGCGTTCTCGGTAGGGGAAACTCCCGTTCTTTACTCTAAAAAAAATGGATGAGTTCTCTATTCATATATATTATTATAGAAAATAGCGATTGGTTTTTCCTTGAGGCTCTTGCAAAATTAATAAAACCCGCTTTTAAATTCTCCCCCCAAGCTTGGGGAGAGTTAGAGGGGGGTTGATTATGTTAGACTTAAAACAACCCCCTCCTAACCTCCCCCAGGCTTGGGGGAGGAATAATAGAGTTTTGCAAGAGGCTCAATAGCGATTGGTTTTTCCTTATGAATAGATTTGGGCGGGAGGCGTTGAATGATCTCTTCAAAGACTCATCTTGCATTATTCCTTTGTTTGGCGGCGGCTTCGGCGGCGGGACAAGTGGTTATCAACGAAATCCACTATAATCCCCCGGACAATGGGCAGGAGGCGGGTTCGCTGCGCGAATTCGTGGAGATTTACAATCCCGGCCCTAACCTCGCCGATCTATCGAATTACTCTTTCCAAAAAGGCATTCAATTCGTTTTTCCGGTGGGAACGGCGCTAGGAGCGGATGGGTATATCGTCCTGGCTCGCGATCCTTATCATTCTTCTTGGAACCGTTCGCGATTGAATATCTATGGGCCGTATGAAGGAAAACTGTCCAATAGCGGCGAGAACCTGACGCTGTTGCGCCCCGACGGAACCGTTGTCGACAGCGTCAAATACCGCGACCTGCCGCCTTGGCCGCAAGGAGCTGACGGCTACGGTTCTACATTGGAACGCATCGCCTGGGATTTGCCCTCCAGCGATTACCATACCTGGCGCGCTTCTATGGCAACGGTAGGAACTCCCGGCGCAAAGAATTCCGTAATGGACGTTCCACCCCGCCCCGTCATCACCGCCGTGGAAATCATTCCTCCGCATCCTACTTCTAACGATTCCGTCACCATTCGCTTAGGCCTGGACGCTCCCGATGCAATCGATTTCGTGAATCTCGGCGTCGAAAGGGTGGGAGAAAGCGAAACCGCGTTATTTGGTTTGCAATCGGAATGGCGTTATTGGCCGGGGCAAACGGCGCCAACGAGTGGTTTGGAATGGACGAAATTGGAATTCGACGATTCCCAATGGCTGACGGGAAAAGCCGGATTCGGTTATGGGGATACGGAGCATTTGGGCACGATTCTTAATAACATGCAGAATAGATATTCGACGGTTTTTATCCGCCGCCATTTTGCTATCGCCGATCCCGCAAGCATTGGATCGTTAACCTTGAATATTTATGTGGATGACGGATTCGTCTGTTATATCAACGGCGCGGAGGTTGCGCGGTATCTGGCGCCGGAAACGATCGGATATCAATCGGTAGCCGTCGGCAGCCATGAATATAACGAAATGCAGACCTATTCCCTAGGCGAGGGACGGAACCTGTTGCGGAAGGGCGATAACGTCATCGCCCTCGTAGGATTGAATACGAATCTCTCCAGTTCCGACCTGGTGCTGGCGCCGTGGTTGGCGTACCGCAAATCGCAATCCATGATCGCTATGCAAAAGGTTGCGGAGTCGGCGCAAAGCGCCACTTGGGAGGCGACGCTGGCGCCTTCGCCATCGCAGTCGCTGATGCGCTTCAATGCGGAAGTTCGGCTTAAAGGAGGAATTTCGATTCGGTTGCCTTATAGTATGGAGCCGGTTCCTTTTTACTCTTATTTTGTCTATGACAGAGAGATCAATACGCTTTTGCCCATATTGTGGATTGCGTCTCCGGTTGTTTCTTCGCTGCCGTCTGCGCCGCGCTCCTTCGGCGGCGCCGCGATCTTGCCCGTGGGAGAATCCGCGCCCAAGGTTTACGATGGAGCGGAAATCGTTGCAGCGCACAACGGCGTAAAGGTGAAGATCGTTAAGGGCCAGGAATTTCGCGGCAACCGCACGTTCAACGTCATTCCCGAAGCGCCGGTTCGTGGAACCAACGCCGGAGAGAGCGCGCCCTTCCGGGAGCACTTAGGCTTCTGGCATTATCAGGAGATGGGGGTGATCTCGTCCTGGGCGGAATTTTTCC from Candidatus Omnitrophota bacterium includes these protein-coding regions:
- a CDS encoding aldo/keto reductase gives rise to the protein MSAITTRRDFIKQSIAGVGTIAAVPAWAESAPSATDRVELGKTGIKVSRIAMGTGFRGHRRSSAQTRQGLESFKKLALHGYESGLNFFDMADLYGSHTFVRHSLTGIPRENLVYMSKIWFRSGDGFEATQAAKPKVERFLQELNTDYLDICLIHCLSSANWPNELKELRDGMSELKEKGKVRAIGCSCHDFGALKVAAEDPWVDVLLARINPKALSMDVDKPEEVKDVADVLKKARANGKVVLGMKIFGEGRLTDKADRGESMKFSWGNQLIDAMTIGFEKPEQITETIEHLTQVLRTL
- a CDS encoding CotH kinase family protein; this encodes MISSKTHLALFLCLAAASAAGQVVINEIHYNPPDNGQEAGSLREFVEIYNPGPNLADLSNYSFQKGIQFVFPVGTALGADGYIVLARDPYHSSWNRSRLNIYGPYEGKLSNSGENLTLLRPDGTVVDSVKYRDLPPWPQGADGYGSTLERIAWDLPSSDYHTWRASMATVGTPGAKNSVMDVPPRPVITAVEIIPPHPTSNDSVTIRLGLDAPDAIDFVNLGVERVGESETALFGLQSEWRYWPGQTAPTSGLEWTKLEFDDSQWLTGKAGFGYGDTEHLGTILNNMQNRYSTVFIRRHFAIADPASIGSLTLNIYVDDGFVCYINGAEVARYLAPETIGYQSVAVGSHEYNEMQTYSLGEGRNLLRKGDNVIALVGLNTNLSSSDLVLAPWLAYRKSQSMIAMQKVAESAQSATWEATLAPSPSQSLMRFNAEVRLKGGISIRLPYSMEPVPFYSYFVYDREINTLLPILWIASPVVSSLPSAPRSFGGAAILPVGESAPKVYDGAEIVAAHNGVKVKIVKGQEFRGNRTFNVIPEAPVRGTNAGESAPFREHLGFWHYQEMGVISSWAEFFRVVSLPASAGALQTQRLVVEQVNETMMELHGFQSDGELYKLQYAQPNWEKHTNLEEGTASIQALLKALGNPATRRETMDREIDLDEFMRYSAASVFQSNWDGFWNNNWMYKEPGENRRWVIAPWDLDWSWGSTTGAMYAKMPTTFPIDGVAVGAAQASRAPGPVTSNLHKDAEFHTQYLHFMRNELDRGFSDEKMFSKMDEMESLLRMDLEKWETQSRSRRADRHTIIHQSYTDIKTFVTQRRLYLNGALPVSVEDWEIFGS
- the lepA gene encoding translation elongation factor 4 gives rise to the protein MKRDLIRNFSIIAHIDHGKSTLADRFLEMTGSVSQREMRAQYLDSMDLERERGITIKAQAVRIFYKANDGQTYQLNLIDTPGHVDFTYEVSRALAACEGAILVVDAAQGVEAQTVANLYKALDQNVEIIPVINKIDLPNADPDNVMRQIHELIGSTEEETILASAKTGLGVKEIMEAIVRRVPPPQGDENVPARALIFDSMYDTYRGVVSYVRIVDGAFAVGDWIESMAQDREYEIEEMGVFTPKMLKVDRLETGEVGYIVAGIRDVSEVRIGDTFTHKKKPAIHPLPGYKDPKSMVFCGLYPTSPAQYEELRKSLDKLVLNDAAFHFEPETSAALGFGFRCGFLGMLHMEVIQERLEREYDLSLITTAPNVSYEVLKTNGDIVMVETPIDLPPLNLIEEIREPYIAATIITHPDYIGGIMKLSMDRRGIDKGLEYLGSDRTLMRYEYPLGEVILDFYDKLKSISRGYASFDYEFLEYREGPLVKLDMLLNGSPVDALSIITHRDRAYTKGKLLAEKLRQVVPRQQYDVAIQAAVGAKIIARETVKALRKNVTSKCYGGDITRKRKLLERQREGKRRMKSVGNVELPQEAFMAILDI
- a CDS encoding AAA family ATPase yields the protein MLPSLEIKNFRLFKHLQIEHLAQINLITGKNNVGKTTLLEAINIYGHQGSPHVIRKVVPTKNEIEFVNHLFYGYCDNLENIDQIEIQTIPLSGSKQIIINKTRTNFPFVDLRIQQFNKNYLEVKKNNFSSDLYRIQVSDQISHCYFVPSKGIDYNNLCKWWDDMELTPLEDEILMGINIIADNILRISLKPLTVNDNERTFMVRVRNLDTPVSLQSLGGGIDQLFGIILALVNAKEGMLLIDEVENGLHYSIQPDMWNLIFTLAQRLNVQVFATTHSWDCISAFQKAASEHKVVDSQLIHLIKRGDEIRAPFMNIDDLAVATRENIEVR